The following proteins are co-located in the Synechococcus sp. PROS-U-1 genome:
- a CDS encoding ATP-binding cassette domain-containing protein, with protein sequence MTAVVVDQLSHAFGQGAMRREVLQNISLRIEPGEVVLLTGPSGCGKTTLLTLIGALRTVQHGQVSVLGEPLHGAGRRRRQQVRRRIGMIFQGHNLLRCLTAEQNVQMGSDLLPDLSYRARRDEARQWLRAVGLDDHMGKVPQDLSGGQKQRVAIARALAANPRLLLADEPTAALDSRTGREVVELLRRLAREQSCAVLMVTHDPRIVDVADRVLQMEDGRLLNAVE encoded by the coding sequence ATGACCGCAGTTGTTGTGGATCAGCTGTCCCATGCTTTCGGCCAGGGGGCGATGCGCCGTGAAGTTCTTCAGAACATCAGTCTCAGGATTGAGCCGGGCGAAGTGGTGCTGCTGACCGGTCCCTCCGGCTGTGGCAAGACAACGCTGTTGACCTTGATCGGCGCTCTACGCACGGTGCAGCACGGTCAGGTGTCTGTGCTCGGTGAGCCCTTGCATGGGGCCGGCCGACGTCGACGCCAGCAGGTGCGCCGGCGCATTGGAATGATTTTTCAGGGGCACAACCTGTTGCGCTGCCTCACCGCAGAACAGAACGTGCAGATGGGATCTGATCTTCTGCCAGATCTCAGCTACAGAGCCCGCCGGGATGAAGCCCGTCAGTGGCTGCGTGCCGTCGGATTGGACGACCACATGGGCAAAGTTCCACAGGATTTGTCCGGAGGACAGAAGCAGCGGGTCGCCATTGCCCGTGCCCTTGCGGCTAATCCCAGGCTGCTCCTGGCGGACGAGCCCACAGCAGCCCTTGACAGCCGCACGGGCCGTGAGGTGGTGGAGCTGCTGCGCCGACTTGCACGCGAACAGTCCTGTGCGGTGCTGATGGTGACCCATGATCCACGCATCGTTGATGTCGCCGATCGCGTGCTCCAGATGGAGGATGGGCGTCTGCTGAATGCCGTTGAGTAG
- a CDS encoding HlyD family efflux transporter periplasmic adaptor subunit — MSPKRWSVVAGSLVIAAVGGWFLRPTPAPTPVAPPAERSVRPQAVAALGQLEPAGDIRNLAAPTAGMAGTPRVASLQVNEGDAIKRGQVLAVFDHRVGLLADLERVDAELRSLDQEIRLQAIEVERFTQAADWGAAELSLVDNKREELVRLQGQRDQALAERKGFMADLELSQLISPIDGVVFKLHAREGERPGVEGVMDVGANQAMQASIEVYESDIARIRPDQSVRLTSENGGFRGELVGRVLRISPQVEQRSVLSTDPTGDADARVVVVDVVLNPEDAAKVSRLAGLKVIARFDP; from the coding sequence ATGAGTCCCAAGCGCTGGTCTGTTGTGGCTGGAAGTTTGGTCATCGCTGCAGTGGGCGGCTGGTTTCTTCGACCAACGCCGGCACCAACACCTGTTGCCCCCCCTGCTGAACGATCGGTTCGTCCACAAGCCGTTGCTGCTTTGGGGCAACTTGAGCCTGCGGGGGACATCCGCAATCTCGCGGCTCCAACTGCAGGAATGGCGGGGACCCCGAGGGTTGCCTCACTTCAGGTGAACGAGGGAGATGCGATCAAGCGCGGCCAGGTGTTGGCGGTGTTTGATCACCGTGTTGGCCTCCTGGCAGACCTAGAGCGTGTTGACGCTGAGCTGAGAAGCCTGGACCAGGAGATCCGTCTTCAGGCCATTGAGGTTGAGCGTTTCACTCAAGCCGCGGACTGGGGAGCTGCTGAGTTGTCTTTGGTGGACAACAAGCGGGAGGAGCTGGTGCGCCTCCAGGGACAGCGGGATCAGGCCCTGGCTGAACGCAAAGGGTTCATGGCCGATCTCGAGCTGAGCCAGCTGATCTCTCCCATTGATGGTGTCGTCTTCAAGTTGCACGCCCGTGAAGGCGAGCGCCCTGGCGTGGAGGGAGTGATGGACGTGGGTGCGAACCAGGCCATGCAGGCCAGCATCGAGGTCTATGAATCCGATATCGCTCGGATTCGCCCCGACCAGTCCGTTCGCCTCACCAGTGAGAACGGTGGCTTCCGCGGTGAACTTGTCGGGCGCGTGCTGCGCATCAGTCCCCAGGTGGAACAACGGTCTGTTCTCTCCACCGATCCCACCGGCGATGCCGACGCCCGCGTTGTGGTGGTTGATGTGGTGCTCAACCCTGAAGATGCAGCCAAAGTCAGCCGTTTGGCTGGCTTGAAGGTGATTGCCCGCTTCGATCCATGA
- a CDS encoding NADPH-dependent assimilatory sulfite reductase hemoprotein subunit: MAVAETGSQSLSKAEQRKLDSDHLRDPLLSELGNDEVRFTEDAVQLLKFHGSYQQHHRELRKTDKVRSWQMMLRLRSPGGRIPARLFLALDDLSNRLGDGTLRATTRQAFQMHGIAKADLKEVIGTIVRNLGSTLAACGDINRNVMAPPAPFEKGGYPVARRLADEIADLLSPEAAEGAYLDLWVDGDLSYRFKPSRAVQKARKRQSEDGLFSGSADEPLYGDTYLPRKFKVAVTVPGDNSVDLLTQDIGLVAFTDPSGELRGCNVYVGGGMGRTHNKDETFARTADPLGYVDAANVLDVVQAILALQRDHGDREVRKHARMKYLLHDKGIQWFRDTLCATYFKGTLKGLRNEPKAKLLDYLGWHRQKAGMWFVGLPLLCGRLNGDLKAGLRQLVETYQLEIRLTANQDLLLCNIGTSQRASIRTQLEALGFEVPEAPARLARHAIACPALPTCGLAITESERILPDVLDRLDAQLRRLEIEKSLLVRMTGCPNGCARPYMAELGLVGNGVNQYQLWLGGTPNLQRLARPYMEKLPLDDLEKTLEPLLLSWKAAGGRRSFGDHIEKLGDQEVSALLTASA, translated from the coding sequence TTGGCAGTGGCGGAAACCGGATCTCAATCGCTGTCCAAGGCGGAGCAGCGCAAGTTGGATAGCGACCATCTGCGCGATCCACTGCTGAGCGAGCTCGGCAACGATGAGGTTCGCTTTACGGAAGATGCCGTTCAGCTGCTGAAGTTCCACGGCAGCTACCAGCAGCACCACCGCGAACTGCGCAAAACCGATAAGGTCCGTAGCTGGCAAATGATGCTGCGGCTGCGCAGTCCGGGCGGACGCATCCCCGCCAGGCTTTTTCTCGCCCTGGATGACCTCTCCAACCGTCTGGGTGATGGAACGCTGCGGGCCACCACGCGCCAGGCCTTCCAGATGCATGGCATCGCCAAGGCTGATCTGAAGGAGGTGATCGGCACCATCGTTCGCAACCTGGGTTCGACCTTGGCGGCCTGCGGAGACATCAACCGCAATGTGATGGCTCCTCCGGCTCCCTTCGAGAAGGGTGGCTATCCCGTGGCGCGCCGCCTGGCGGATGAAATCGCCGATCTGCTGAGCCCTGAGGCTGCCGAAGGGGCTTACCTCGATCTCTGGGTGGATGGTGACCTTAGTTATCGCTTCAAGCCCAGCCGCGCCGTACAGAAGGCCAGGAAGCGCCAGAGCGAAGACGGTTTGTTTTCAGGTAGCGCGGATGAACCTCTTTACGGGGACACCTACCTCCCAAGAAAGTTCAAGGTCGCAGTCACCGTGCCCGGGGACAACTCCGTGGACCTGCTGACCCAGGACATCGGCCTGGTGGCCTTCACCGATCCCTCCGGCGAACTGCGTGGTTGCAACGTCTACGTCGGCGGTGGCATGGGCCGCACCCACAACAAGGACGAGACCTTCGCCCGCACGGCGGACCCCCTGGGCTATGTCGACGCCGCGAACGTTCTCGATGTAGTCCAGGCGATCCTGGCGCTGCAACGGGACCACGGCGACAGGGAAGTGCGCAAGCACGCCCGCATGAAATACCTGCTGCATGACAAGGGTATTCAGTGGTTCCGCGACACCCTTTGCGCGACTTACTTCAAGGGAACCCTCAAAGGGCTGCGCAATGAGCCGAAAGCCAAACTGCTCGACTACCTCGGCTGGCATCGGCAGAAGGCGGGGATGTGGTTCGTTGGCCTGCCCCTGCTGTGCGGACGCTTGAACGGTGATCTGAAAGCAGGACTGCGCCAGCTCGTTGAGACCTACCAGCTGGAGATTCGTCTCACCGCCAATCAAGACCTGCTGCTCTGCAACATCGGCACCTCCCAGCGCGCCAGCATCCGAACGCAGCTTGAGGCGCTTGGTTTTGAGGTGCCTGAAGCTCCAGCCCGCCTGGCCAGACATGCCATCGCCTGCCCGGCCTTGCCCACCTGCGGCCTGGCGATCACCGAATCGGAGCGCATCCTGCCGGATGTTCTGGATCGCCTGGATGCTCAGCTGCGTCGGCTCGAGATCGAGAAGTCACTGCTCGTGCGCATGACCGGCTGCCCCAATGGGTGTGCTCGGCCCTACATGGCGGAACTTGGTTTGGTCGGCAACGGAGTCAACCAGTACCAACTCTGGCTCGGGGGCACCCCCAATCTCCAACGTCTGGCGCGTCCCTACATGGAGAAATTGCCACTCGACGATCTGGAAAAGACCCTCGAACCGTTGCTGCTGAGCTGGAAGGCTGCCGGTGGTCGACGCAGCTTCGGGGACCACATTGAGAAGCTGGGTGATCAGGAAGTGAGCGCGCTGTTGACAGCTTCGGCATAG
- the devC gene encoding ABC transporter permease DevC: protein MNRFWRGRRIPLSWLLLTRQPVRLLVALAGISFAGILMFMQLGFRDGLFDASVTAHRLFDADVVLISPRSASSVSMEAFPRRRLVQTLADPDVEGVTPVHWGLMLWRNPETRRNRSILALGFNPDDPFFVDPSLAEKTDALKQKGRILFDQLSRPEFGPIADWYRDGRVVETEIAGNRVRVAGLVSLGTSFGADGNLLTSTETFLDLMPQKPPGAIEVGLVRLKPGADPEQVVSRLSQRLPKDVSVLTKQGFIDFEQNYWKSSTSIGFIFTLGAAMGFVVGCVIVYQVLYTDVSDHLPEYATLMAMGYRLSHLLGVVVREGFYLAALGYVPAYLAGQGLYWFVRDATKLPVGMDLSRALTVLVMILVMCMLSSLLAMRRLIDADPAEIF from the coding sequence ATGAACCGGTTCTGGCGGGGGCGTCGGATTCCTCTCTCCTGGCTGTTGCTGACGCGCCAGCCCGTTCGCTTGCTGGTGGCACTTGCCGGCATCAGTTTTGCGGGAATTCTGATGTTCATGCAGCTCGGATTCCGTGATGGCCTCTTTGACGCCAGCGTCACGGCGCACCGGCTGTTCGATGCCGATGTCGTCCTGATTAGTCCCCGCTCCGCCAGCTCCGTGAGTATGGAGGCCTTTCCCAGGCGGCGGCTGGTTCAGACCCTGGCTGATCCCGATGTCGAGGGGGTGACCCCGGTGCACTGGGGGCTGATGCTCTGGCGCAACCCCGAAACGCGGCGCAACCGGTCGATCCTGGCCTTGGGCTTCAATCCCGATGACCCCTTCTTCGTCGACCCCTCCCTTGCTGAGAAAACTGACGCTCTCAAGCAGAAAGGGCGGATCCTGTTTGATCAGCTGTCACGCCCCGAATTCGGACCCATTGCCGATTGGTATCGCGATGGCCGGGTGGTGGAAACCGAGATCGCTGGCAACCGCGTCCGGGTGGCGGGTCTGGTGAGCCTGGGCACCAGCTTCGGTGCCGACGGCAATCTGCTTACGAGCACCGAGACGTTTCTGGATCTGATGCCTCAGAAGCCGCCTGGGGCGATCGAAGTGGGTCTGGTGCGCTTGAAGCCAGGAGCGGACCCTGAGCAGGTGGTGTCCCGATTAAGCCAGCGACTGCCCAAGGATGTTTCGGTGTTAACCAAGCAAGGCTTCATCGATTTCGAGCAGAACTACTGGAAGAGCAGCACCTCCATCGGTTTCATCTTCACCCTCGGCGCTGCCATGGGGTTCGTTGTTGGCTGCGTGATCGTGTACCAGGTGTTGTACACCGATGTCAGTGACCACCTGCCGGAGTACGCCACCCTGATGGCGATGGGCTACCGGCTCAGTCACCTGCTTGGTGTGGTGGTTCGTGAGGGGTTTTATCTGGCCGCTCTCGGCTACGTCCCCGCCTATCTGGCCGGGCAGGGTTTGTACTGGTTCGTTCGTGACGCGACCAAACTGCCCGTCGGCATGGATCTCTCGCGGGCGCTCACCGTTTTGGTGATGATCCTGGTGATGTGCATGCTGTCGTCGCTTTTGGCCATGCGTCGCCTCATCGATGCGGATCCGGCGGAGATCTTCTGA
- the tsf gene encoding translation elongation factor Ts, which yields MPAVSAKLVKELRDKTGAGMMDCKKALAATDGDANKAIEWLRQKGIASAEKKSGRTAAEGSIGSYIHTGARVGVLVEVNCETDFVARGDMFQALLRDVSMQVAACPNVEYVTTDEIPDEIREREKAIEMGRDDLDGKPEQMKVKIVEGRIGKRLKELALMEQPFIKDSSITVADLVKQTAGKIGENVKVRRFTRYTLGEGIEVEENDFAAEVASMQNAG from the coding sequence ATGCCTGCCGTATCCGCCAAGCTTGTCAAAGAACTCCGCGACAAGACCGGCGCGGGAATGATGGACTGCAAAAAGGCACTTGCCGCTACGGATGGCGATGCCAACAAAGCCATTGAGTGGCTTCGTCAGAAAGGCATTGCCAGCGCTGAAAAGAAATCCGGACGCACCGCTGCTGAAGGTTCCATTGGCAGCTACATCCACACCGGTGCACGGGTCGGCGTTCTGGTTGAAGTGAACTGCGAGACCGATTTCGTCGCTCGTGGAGACATGTTCCAAGCGCTTCTCCGCGACGTTTCCATGCAGGTGGCTGCATGCCCGAACGTCGAATACGTCACCACCGATGAGATCCCTGACGAGATCCGTGAGCGAGAGAAGGCCATCGAAATGGGCCGTGACGACCTCGATGGCAAGCCTGAGCAGATGAAGGTCAAGATCGTTGAGGGCCGCATCGGCAAGCGCCTCAAGGAACTGGCCTTGATGGAGCAGCCTTTCATCAAGGACAGCTCGATCACCGTGGCTGATTTGGTCAAGCAGACCGCCGGCAAGATCGGTGAGAACGTCAAGGTGCGCCGCTTTACCCGTTACACCTTGGGTGAGGGCATCGAGGTGGAAGAGAACGACTTCGCCGCTGAAGTGGCGTCCATGCAGAACGCCGGCTGA
- a CDS encoding glycosyltransferase family 2 protein — translation MFVSVVIPTYNRRPILEKCLAALEDQQLAGALQDYEVVVVDDGSTDGTPSWLREQSHRFPHVRLIEQEHGGPAEGRNRGVDHARGDVIVFIDSDLVVTETFLATHAMALQQCWERRGDRLCFTYGAVINTANFEAPSSERHKLRDLSWAYFATGNVAIDREVLERSGLFDTGFRLYGWEDLELGERLRRMGVELVKCPAAVGYHWHPALSLDQIPRLVEVERERARMGLVFYRKHPTRRVRLIIQFTWFHRILWELLTVGGLINPSSLRPLLRWLIRHGYSGTAMELLRLPLNRIGVRALFREARAAGLR, via the coding sequence ATGTTCGTCAGTGTCGTTATTCCGACCTACAACCGACGCCCGATTCTCGAGAAATGCCTCGCGGCACTGGAAGATCAGCAGCTCGCCGGAGCTCTTCAGGACTACGAAGTTGTTGTGGTCGACGACGGTTCCACCGATGGAACGCCGTCGTGGCTGCGGGAGCAGTCCCATCGTTTCCCCCATGTGCGCCTGATTGAGCAGGAGCACGGTGGTCCGGCAGAAGGGCGGAACCGCGGTGTTGATCATGCCCGTGGCGATGTGATCGTGTTCATCGACAGTGACCTTGTGGTCACAGAGACCTTCCTGGCGACCCATGCCATGGCCCTTCAGCAATGCTGGGAGAGGCGGGGTGATCGTCTCTGTTTTACGTACGGCGCTGTCATCAACACCGCCAACTTCGAGGCGCCCAGCTCTGAACGTCACAAGCTGAGGGACTTGTCCTGGGCTTATTTCGCCACGGGGAACGTGGCCATTGATCGAGAGGTGCTGGAGCGCTCAGGCCTGTTCGACACCGGTTTTCGCCTCTACGGCTGGGAGGACCTGGAACTTGGTGAGCGCCTGCGGCGGATGGGAGTTGAGTTGGTGAAGTGTCCGGCTGCTGTCGGCTATCACTGGCACCCTGCTCTGAGCCTCGATCAGATCCCCCGCCTTGTGGAGGTGGAGCGAGAGCGGGCCCGCATGGGGCTTGTGTTTTACCGCAAACACCCAACGCGACGGGTGCGCTTAATCATCCAGTTCACCTGGTTCCATCGGATTCTCTGGGAGCTTCTCACCGTCGGGGGGCTGATCAATCCATCGAGCCTTCGCCCCTTGCTTCGCTGGTTGATCCGTCATGGCTATTCGGGGACTGCGATGGAGTTGCTTCGTCTGCCCCTCAACCGCATCGGCGTGCGTGCCTTGTTCCGCGAGGCCCGAGCGGCGGGACTGCGCTGA
- the rpsB gene encoding 30S ribosomal protein S2, whose product MAVVTLAEMMEAGAHFGHQTRRWNPKMSRYIYCARNGVHIIDLVQTAVCMNNAYKWTRSAARSGKRFLFVGTKKQASEVVALEAARCGASYVNQRWLGGMLTNWTTMKARIDRLKDLERMESSGAIAMRPKKEGAVLRRELERLQKYLGGLKNMRRLPDVVILVDQRRESNAVLEARKLDIPLVSMLDTNCDPDLCEVPIPCNDDAVRSVQLILGRLADAINEGRHGSNDQRGGDADA is encoded by the coding sequence ATGGCTGTCGTCACCCTCGCCGAGATGATGGAGGCTGGTGCCCACTTCGGACACCAGACCCGTCGTTGGAACCCCAAGATGTCGCGCTACATCTATTGCGCGCGCAATGGTGTTCACATCATTGACCTTGTGCAGACCGCCGTCTGCATGAACAACGCTTACAAGTGGACTCGTTCTGCTGCCCGCAGCGGCAAGCGCTTCCTCTTCGTCGGCACCAAGAAGCAAGCCTCTGAAGTGGTGGCTCTCGAAGCTGCACGCTGTGGAGCCTCCTATGTGAACCAGCGCTGGTTGGGCGGCATGCTCACCAACTGGACCACCATGAAGGCCCGGATCGATCGTCTCAAGGATCTGGAGCGGATGGAATCCAGTGGAGCCATCGCCATGCGCCCCAAGAAGGAGGGTGCGGTGCTGCGTCGTGAACTCGAGCGTCTCCAGAAGTACCTGGGCGGTCTGAAGAACATGCGCCGTCTGCCCGACGTCGTGATTCTGGTGGACCAACGCCGTGAGTCCAATGCTGTGCTTGAAGCTCGCAAGCTCGACATCCCCCTGGTGTCCATGCTTGATACCAACTGCGATCCGGACCTCTGCGAGGTTCCGATTCCCTGCAACGACGATGCAGTGCGTTCCGTGCAACTGATCCTGGGTCGTTTGGCCGATGCGATCAATGAAGGTCGCCACGGTTCCAATGATCAGCGCGGCGGCGACGCCGACGCCTGA
- a CDS encoding M15 family metallopeptidase — protein MRPWSPIPIKECGECLQPLPGELLRMEPHPYMALGAPYGPSGQPFQLRQGVVRRLLEAQQRLLNHDPSLRLSIFDAWRPIAVQAFMVEHSIAELCRERGVERRSGDAFDRVVADVGRFWAAPSRDPATPPPHSTGAAVDLTLSNGAGIPLAMGGEIDAIGALSEPQHYAGREDPEARCWHQRRQLLADVMDASGFAQHPNEWWHYSFGDQLWAWRKGAAAAIYAEAVNSALTS, from the coding sequence ATGCGCCCCTGGAGCCCGATCCCGATCAAGGAATGCGGCGAGTGCCTGCAACCACTGCCAGGGGAGTTGCTGCGGATGGAACCGCATCCGTACATGGCGCTTGGTGCTCCCTATGGGCCATCAGGACAACCCTTCCAACTTCGCCAGGGGGTGGTTCGGCGGCTACTGGAGGCGCAGCAGCGTCTCCTCAATCACGACCCCAGCCTTCGCCTGAGCATTTTTGATGCGTGGCGTCCGATCGCGGTGCAGGCCTTCATGGTGGAGCACAGCATTGCGGAGCTCTGCCGTGAGCGTGGAGTTGAACGGCGGTCGGGTGATGCCTTCGATCGCGTGGTTGCCGATGTGGGCCGGTTCTGGGCTGCCCCCAGCCGCGATCCTGCGACGCCTCCACCCCACAGCACCGGTGCTGCTGTTGATCTCACCCTGAGCAACGGTGCAGGAATACCGCTGGCGATGGGTGGAGAGATTGATGCCATCGGCGCACTATCAGAGCCCCAGCATTACGCCGGACGGGAGGATCCGGAGGCGCGATGCTGGCATCAACGCCGACAGCTTCTGGCCGATGTCATGGATGCTTCCGGCTTCGCCCAGCATCCGAACGAGTGGTGGCATTACTCGTTCGGAGATCAACTCTGGGCCTGGCGCAAGGGTGCTGCCGCTGCGATCTATGCCGAAGCTGTCAACAGCGCGCTCACTTCCTGA
- the recG gene encoding ATP-dependent DNA helicase RecG, with translation MLPIQRSLGLEADRGFQNLQGRQQRFHDFLQQQLGAPPALPFPQGVTERMTRLSAGFADYPELADPARRRLVADARQWLHELRHRLEPSAPMAPPRLKVQASSKTGEGAQRPTSPLQLDSPITQIRGVGPKFAARLASIGLLLVRDLLRYYPRDHVDYSAMRRIEALVSGETATIVATIRRCNGFVSPRNTNLAIIELQLQDPTGRLKVSRFLAGKRFSSPAYLKGQQRLYPVGATVAVSGLVKDGPYGITFQDPLIEVLDSPSSPVKSPSIGRLLPVYPLTEGVGADRFRSLIDQVLPLAATWPDPLPAALQQDFELPTLADALQALHAPKDRESLDRGRRRLVFDEFLLLQLGLLRRRQVLRSRTGPDLDLQTSADGLVGEFMDLLPFRFTAAQQRVFQEIEADLGRTEPMARLVQGDVGSGKTVVAIAALLSTITSGWQGALMAPTEVLAEQHYRNLCQWLPQLHVSVALLTGSTPRPRRRQLLDDLANGSLKVLVGTHALLEDPVVFNRLGLVVVDEQHRFGVHQRDRLLNKGLQPHLLTMTATPIPRTLALSMHGDLDVSQIDELPPGRTPIRTRMLTAGQREKAYELIREEVQLGQRAYVVLPLVDESEKLELRSAVEVHAELASEVFPDLAVGLLHGRLSSVDKQTVLTEFASGKTQVLVSTTVVEVGVDVPEASVMVIDHAERFGLAQLHQLRGRVGRGAAASHCLLINGSSNPLARQRLDVLLRSTDGFEIAEMDLRLRGPGQVLGTRQSGLPDLALASLADDGAVLEDARTAAQDLLNHDPKLEHLPLLRETLDAQQRRLSGATPLN, from the coding sequence ATGCTTCCAATTCAGCGTTCGCTGGGATTGGAGGCGGACCGCGGTTTTCAAAATTTGCAGGGTCGCCAACAGCGTTTTCATGACTTTCTGCAGCAACAGCTCGGAGCGCCACCGGCATTGCCTTTCCCCCAGGGGGTGACTGAACGGATGACGAGGCTCAGTGCGGGGTTCGCCGATTATCCAGAGCTGGCCGATCCTGCCCGCCGGCGTCTTGTTGCCGATGCGCGTCAGTGGTTGCACGAGCTGCGCCATCGCCTGGAGCCCTCTGCGCCCATGGCACCGCCACGCCTGAAGGTTCAGGCGTCCTCCAAAACTGGAGAGGGCGCTCAACGCCCAACGTCACCGTTGCAGCTCGATAGCCCGATCACGCAGATCCGAGGTGTGGGGCCGAAATTCGCCGCTCGCCTGGCGTCGATCGGACTGCTTCTGGTGCGCGACCTGCTGCGCTATTACCCCCGCGACCATGTCGATTATTCGGCGATGCGCCGTATTGAGGCGCTGGTGTCGGGGGAGACCGCCACGATCGTGGCCACGATTCGCCGCTGCAACGGCTTTGTCAGCCCGAGGAACACCAACCTCGCCATCATCGAGCTCCAACTGCAGGATCCGACGGGTCGCCTGAAGGTGAGCCGTTTCCTGGCCGGTAAACGCTTCAGTTCCCCGGCCTACCTCAAAGGTCAGCAGCGTCTCTACCCCGTTGGTGCCACGGTGGCCGTCAGTGGTCTTGTCAAAGACGGCCCCTACGGCATCACGTTCCAGGATCCCTTGATCGAGGTGCTGGACAGCCCCTCGTCTCCGGTGAAGTCCCCCAGTATCGGTCGGCTTCTGCCGGTGTATCCCCTCACGGAAGGGGTCGGGGCCGACCGTTTTCGCAGCTTGATCGATCAGGTCTTGCCCCTTGCTGCCACCTGGCCCGATCCCCTGCCCGCTGCGCTTCAGCAGGACTTTGAGTTGCCAACGCTGGCAGATGCCCTGCAAGCGCTGCATGCGCCCAAGGATCGTGAAAGCCTTGATCGGGGGCGACGCCGGCTGGTGTTCGATGAGTTTCTGCTCCTGCAGTTGGGGCTGTTGCGCCGGCGTCAGGTGCTGCGATCTCGGACGGGGCCTGATCTGGATCTTCAGACCAGTGCTGATGGGCTCGTGGGGGAGTTCATGGATCTGCTGCCCTTCCGCTTCACCGCAGCCCAGCAACGGGTCTTTCAGGAGATTGAAGCCGATCTCGGTCGCACCGAACCCATGGCCCGACTGGTGCAGGGGGATGTCGGCTCGGGAAAGACGGTGGTTGCCATTGCAGCGTTGCTCAGCACCATTACCTCGGGTTGGCAGGGGGCCTTGATGGCTCCAACGGAGGTGTTGGCCGAGCAGCATTACCGCAACCTCTGCCAGTGGCTGCCTCAGCTTCACGTCAGCGTCGCCTTGTTGACGGGATCCACTCCACGACCCCGCCGCCGTCAGCTGTTGGATGACCTGGCCAACGGTTCCCTCAAGGTGCTGGTGGGCACCCACGCCCTGCTTGAGGATCCTGTGGTTTTCAATCGCCTGGGTCTTGTGGTGGTGGATGAACAACACCGCTTTGGCGTTCACCAACGCGATCGTCTGCTCAACAAGGGCTTGCAGCCGCATCTGCTCACCATGACGGCAACACCGATCCCACGGACCCTGGCGCTCTCGATGCATGGGGATCTGGATGTCAGCCAGATCGATGAATTGCCTCCAGGTCGCACACCGATTCGCACCCGCATGCTCACGGCTGGTCAACGAGAGAAGGCCTATGAGCTGATCCGTGAGGAGGTGCAGCTTGGCCAGAGGGCCTATGTGGTTCTGCCTCTGGTGGATGAGTCAGAGAAACTCGAGCTTCGTTCGGCCGTTGAAGTGCATGCCGAGTTGGCCTCGGAGGTCTTCCCTGATCTGGCGGTCGGGCTGCTGCATGGGCGTCTCTCCAGTGTCGACAAGCAGACGGTGTTGACAGAGTTCGCTTCCGGCAAGACCCAGGTGCTGGTGTCGACCACGGTGGTGGAAGTGGGGGTGGATGTGCCCGAGGCCAGCGTGATGGTGATCGACCATGCCGAGCGCTTTGGACTGGCGCAATTGCATCAGTTGCGGGGGCGCGTCGGTCGTGGCGCCGCCGCCTCCCACTGCCTGTTGATCAATGGCAGTTCCAATCCCCTGGCACGCCAGCGCCTGGATGTGCTGTTGCGCTCCACCGATGGTTTTGAGATCGCTGAGATGGATCTGCGTCTGCGTGGTCCTGGACAGGTGTTGGGGACCCGTCAGTCGGGCCTGCCCGATCTGGCCTTGGCCAGCCTTGCCGATGATGGTGCCGTTCTGGAGGATGCGCGAACCGCTGCCCAGGACCTGCTGAACCACGACCCCAAGCTTGAGCACCTGCCATTGCTACGCGAGACCTTGGACGCACAACAGCGTCGCCTCAGCGGCGCCACTCCCTTGAACTGA